The sequence GGGACGCGATGGGCGGCGGCGCCCCGACCGGAAAGGCGAAGAGCCCGCCGGGGCGTAGCGAGCGGTGGACCCCGGCGAAGAGCGCGGGCCGCTCGCCGGGCAGCAGGTGCCCGAGTGCTCCGAAGGTGACCGCGAGGTCGAAGGCCCCGTCGAACGGCAGGGCCCGGACGTCCGCCCGGACCCACTCGGCCTCCGGGTGCGCCTGCCGCGCCTGCGCCAGCATCCCCGCGCTGAAGTCGACCCCCGTGACGCGTCCCTCGCACAGAGGCCCGAGCACCCGCATGCCCGCACCCGTTCCGCAGCACACGTCCAGCCCCCGACCGAACGGCCCGTACGGCCGCAGCGACTCCGCGGTCGCATCAAGAACCCGGTCGGGCGTCCGAAAGGGCGTGTCGTCGAACTTCGGAGCCAGCAGGTCGTACCCGCGCTCGACCGACGACAGCGCCTGAACCGCCAACTCCCGCAGAGAAGGCCCTTGCCCGGAGAACACGTCCCAACCCTACTTCCGGCCCGTCACCCGAGCAGGCCCTCGGCGCCGCCGTCCGGGGGAGGGAACCGGGCGATGCGGGTGTACCGGCGTCCCCGGCCGGCACGGGGGCGAACAGATGGGGGAGGGCCCGGCCGGCGGCCGGGCCCTCCCTTCCTGACGCCCGGCGACCTACGAAGCGCGGCTGACGAAGGACCAGCCGATCTTCGCCGTGTCACCGAGGATTCTCAGGTCCCGTTCCAGGCAGGCGCAGTGCGCGTCCTCGATGTCGCACTCCGACCGCCGGAGCAGGAACGCTTCGCTCTGCGGTTCCAGGCCGATGCTCTCGTTCCCGAACGTGCTGTACATGCCGGGCCGGCCGATGGTCGACGCCCAGTCCCACTCCCTGTACACGGAAGAGGGCAGGACTTCCCTCATCAGCCGCCGGTCGAACTGCAGCAGGGGACGCGGGTTGGCCATCGCCATGTGACCGCGGAGCACGTGGTACACCTCCAGGAACTGGTCGAAGGTGCCCTTGCGCAGGACTTTCCCAGGGCGGGTCGCCCGAGGGTCGTCGGAGCCGCGACTCGCGTCCATCCCTCGGCCGTCCCGCATCGTCCGGACGTGAAGGAGCCTGAACGGGACGCCGTCCCTGCCGATCCGCCACTGCCGGAAGACCGGCGCACGGCCGTCCGCCAGGAACATCAGCGAAGCCCCGACGGCGGCCGTCGGCACGTACACCGGGGAGAGCGCTGTGGCGATCAGCAGATCCAGCGCCCTTTTCTCGGAGCTGAGAGTCCAGGCGGGTCCGGTCAACTTCGCTCCGGGGAGATCCGAGATCGCGTCCCGTATCGCCCCGAGCCTCTGCTGCTGGATATGCAGCGTTTCTTGTTCTTTCATTTTGTTTGTGGGCACAGGGTCAAGGTGCCCCCTCCTTACCCCTCACCGTGTCGCCGGGCCGACGGAGAGCCACCTATTCCGGTCCGTCAGTGCACGCGTTCCGGACGACCGAACACACCGAAGCCCTCGCTGTCGGTTCACGGAATCCGAGCCCGTCAGGGCCGTACGGGGGCGGGGGGGATGCCGGCCAGGCAGGAGGTGCCGGGGACTCGCAGGCCGCGGATGAAGCCGGTCTGGATCGCGGCCACGCAGCCGCTGGGCTCCTGCTCGGCCACGTGACCGACGTTGGGCACCTCCACCACCGTGGCGCGGCGGAACTGACGTGCGGCCTGCCGTCCCATGGCGGTCGGGGTGTTGGCGTCCAGGTCACCGGAGACGACCAGCACCGGGACGTCGGGGAACGGCCCGCTGGTTCGCTGCACCGGGCCGCGGCGGTCGGGCCAGCGAACGCATGCGTCGCCCTGGTCGTAGCTCATGCTGGTCCAGGCCGTCTTTCCGAACGGCCAGTAGGTCCGCTCGGGCAGTGCCGCGCGCCCGGCGGAGAACTGCCGGAGCCGGGCGGCGACCGGCGCCCTGCGGTTCCACAGCGTCGGGTAGTCGTTGCACATCACGGCCGCGGCCAGTTCGGGATTGAAAGGCTGCTGCTCCTCCCGGCGGAGCGCCGACCCGCTCAGCGGTGCCACCTGCCGGGCGGCGTCGACCAGCGCCGTGGTGTCGCCTTGCAGAGCATCGCGGACCATCGCGGGAATGTCGCCGATCGCGGCGGGGGCCGACTTGGCCGAGGCGTAGACGATCGCGGCCAGGGCGGTGTCGTCCAGCAGGCGCTGCGGGCCGTCCAGCGTGTAGGGGATCGGCCTCGCGCGCAGCCGCTGGGCGAGCCGCGCGACATCCCGCAGGACCTGGTCACCGTCGCAGGCGCCCGCGCTGCGCCGGCACATCAGCCGCAGCGCTCTGCGGGCGGCGCTCGCGTTGGGACGTGCCCACATGTCGAAGTCGAGCGGGTAGGCGCTGGAGAGCACCACGGAGCGCACCCGGCCGGGATGCCGCTGCGCGTAGACGGTCATGAGGTAGGTGCCGTAGGACTCTCCGAGCAGGTCAAGCCGCCCGATCCGCAGCTTGGCGCGGACGGCCTCGATGTCGTCGGCGGTCTCGGCCGAGGTGTAGCCGCGCGCGCGAGCCCCCAGCGCCCGACCGCACTCGCCGATCGCCCGTACGAACCCGTCACGGGTCGCGGGCAGTGAACCGAGGGCTCCGCAGGTGACCGGATCGGAGCGGTTCACCCCGCGCGGATCGACCAGCAGCAGGTCGTGGTCCTCCAACAGGCCGCCGAACATCTTCGCGTACCGGGAGGCGGACGCGATTGCGGAATCGCCGGGGCCCCCGGGATTGATCGTCACCGTTCCCTCGGCAGGTCGGGACGTGTCGCGGTGCCCGACCAACACGTAGGCCACCGTGGTGCCGCCGAGCTCGGGACGAGCCCGCACCAGCGGCACCTGGATCGTTCCGCACACCGCACGGGCCACCGGCACGCAACCCGCCCCGCTCTGCGGCGTCGGCTGCGGAGTCCCTGCTCCTGCCGGGCCGGCGGCCATGCCGCCTGCCGCGACCACGGCGAGCGCGGCCGCCGGCATTCCCACCGTCCTGGAGATCAGTTGCATGCACGGAGCATGAACGGCGGGTGATCGACCACGCATCGTCCTGCAAGGGGAACCCGCCGCCCCTACCCGAGAGGGATGCGACCGGCGCCAGGTCGCCGCCTGAGCGCCCGGCCAAGGGCCTGCGCCGCGGCGGTCGTGCCGACCCGGAGACCGCTTCAGGGTTGTCCCGGGTCTTACCCTGAGCCAGTGCCGGCGGCCTGTCATCGGCGTTCCCGCGATGTCAGTCTCAGGCAATGATCTCCAACGCGGATTCCAGCACAGTGAGGCGCCGTTCGGTACGGCTCCGGGCGGCGGTGGCCGCCGCCGGGACCATCGGGCTCGTGTTCGCCGCCGCGGGAGTGGCCGTCGCGAAAGGGGACGCTCCTGCGGGGAAGGCCGCTCTCGCCTCGTCCGGGCAGCGGAACGGCCGCGTCCAGCTGACCTTGCCGGAGCCGACCGGTCCGCACCGGATCGGAACGACGTCCTTGCACCTGGTCGACCGTTCCCGCAAGGACCCGTGGATTTCACGTCCGTCACCGCGCGAGTTGATGATCAGTGTGTGGTATCCGGCCGCGAGAACCCGCGGAGAACGCCGAGCCCCCTGGCTTCCGCCGAAGTCGGCGGCGCTCTACAAGAAGCAGACCAGCCAGAGCCTCGGAACATCACTCGACAACGTCGACCTTCCGCTGACCCACGCCTA is a genomic window of Actinomadura citrea containing:
- a CDS encoding sugar transferase; protein product: MTGPAWTLSSEKRALDLLIATALSPVYVPTAAVGASLMFLADGRAPVFRQWRIGRDGVPFRLLHVRTMRDGRGMDASRGSDDPRATRPGKVLRKGTFDQFLEVYHVLRGHMAMANPRPLLQFDRRLMREVLPSSVYREWDWASTIGRPGMYSTFGNESIGLEPQSEAFLLRRSECDIEDAHCACLERDLRILGDTAKIGWSFVSRAS
- a CDS encoding class I SAM-dependent DNA methyltransferase, whose protein sequence is MAVQALSSVERGYDLLAPKFDDTPFRTPDRVLDATAESLRPYGPFGRGLDVCCGTGAGMRVLGPLCEGRVTGVDFSAGMLAQARQAHPEAEWVRADVRALPFDGAFDLAVTFGALGHLLPGERPALFAGVHRSLRPGGLFAFPVGAPPPIASRLYWALLGFDAVMRVRNAVWRPPFVMYYRTCPLHALRSDLAAAGFTVTTVPLAALGTREDGSPRGRLVLARRPESQD
- a CDS encoding alpha/beta fold hydrolase, giving the protein MQLISRTVGMPAAALAVVAAGGMAAGPAGAGTPQPTPQSGAGCVPVARAVCGTIQVPLVRARPELGGTTVAYVLVGHRDTSRPAEGTVTINPGGPGDSAIASASRYAKMFGGLLEDHDLLLVDPRGVNRSDPVTCGALGSLPATRDGFVRAIGECGRALGARARGYTSAETADDIEAVRAKLRIGRLDLLGESYGTYLMTVYAQRHPGRVRSVVLSSAYPLDFDMWARPNASAARRALRLMCRRSAGACDGDQVLRDVARLAQRLRARPIPYTLDGPQRLLDDTALAAIVYASAKSAPAAIGDIPAMVRDALQGDTTALVDAARQVAPLSGSALRREEQQPFNPELAAAVMCNDYPTLWNRRAPVAARLRQFSAGRAALPERTYWPFGKTAWTSMSYDQGDACVRWPDRRGPVQRTSGPFPDVPVLVVSGDLDANTPTAMGRQAARQFRRATVVEVPNVGHVAEQEPSGCVAAIQTGFIRGLRVPGTSCLAGIPPAPVRP